The Halorussus rarus genome includes the window GGTTGGCACCGGTCGGCCTTTGTTCCATCGCTCGCGGAGACCCCCTCGTCCCCTCTCGAGACCCGGTCACTCGGCGACGACCGGTTCGGTCCCGCCGCCCGCCGCGGCCTCGACCTTCCGGAGCAGTTCGGGCCGGGCGACCACGTAGAGCGTGTCGCCGGCCCCGAGCAGCCGGTCGGTGGGCGGAATCGTCTCGACGCCGTCGGCGCCGCGGACCGCGACCACCGTCGCGTCGATGCTGCCGACCGGCGCGCCGACCAGCGGGCTGTCGGCCGAGAGCGAGACCGCGCCGACCGTCTCGTCGGCCGCCCGGAGCCGCGCGGAGAACTCCCGGTCGGCCCGGGGCTGGGTCGGCAGCGTCACCAGCCGGTACTCGGCGCCGGGGTCGAGGCGGGCGGCGTCGGCGGCGTCGAGCGCCAGCGTCACCACGTCCCCCGCCGTCGCCCGGAGCTCGGCCGTGGCAATCCGCTGGGGATCCGAGTCCGGAGATTCGGCGCTCGCCGATTCGGAACTCGGCGATTCGTCGGCCGGGTGCTCGTCTCCACCTCCCTCCTCATCACCGCTCCCCGCCGGCGGAGTCTCTCGCCACACCTGCACGACGTCGCCCGCGCCGGCGCTGAACGCCGGGTCCGCCCGGACCGCGACCGCGACCGTCCCCGGCGCGAGCGTCGGCCCGATTCCGGCCGCACGCCCGCCCGCCGCGAGGTACGCGACCGTCCCGTCGTCGGCGAGTTCGACGTCCACGTGGGCCACGCCGTAGTCGTCGCGGAGGCGTTCGACCAAGCGTTCGCGGAGTTCGGCCACCGTCAGGCCGCGCGGAAACCGGAGCGTCTTGCCCGCCAGCGACTCGGCGGTCTCGGCGTCGAGGGGTTCGTACCCGTCGATCTCCTCTATCTCGTCGGGGAGTTCGACGGTCACGAACCGGCCGACCGACCCGACGAACCGGCTCACGTCGGCGTCGACGCCGACGACGCCGGCGAGGAGGTGCGCGCCAGACCGCGCGCCGACCGAGGCCGCGCCCGCGCCCAGGACGAACGCCGCGACGGTGACCGCCACGGTACCGGTCGACGGCACGACGCGGCCGGCGCTGAGGAACTGGCGGAGCGCCGTGGTGGTGTTGAGCCACGCGCCGACGACGCCGAGGCCGACCAGCACGGCCAGGCCCTCCGGCATCTCCTCGCGGGCGTACGACCGGTAGAGCAGGCTCGCCAGGGTGGCCGCGCCGCCGGCGAGCAGCGTGAGGCCGAGTACCCGCCCGACAGCCACCGCGGGGCGTTCGAGCGCCGCGAGGAGGTTCATCGGTCCGCCTCCCCGTCGTCGGGCTCCCGAGCGACCGCCTCGTCAGTTGCCTCCGGAGCGATTGCCGCGTCGGCCGACCCCGACGAGGCCGCCGCGTCGGTCGGTTCCGAGACGACGCCACCGCCGTCCGATTTCGAGGTGACGTCTCCGTCGTCCGACTCCGGCGCGGCCGCCGTCTCCGGCGACCGCCGGACCGCGTCCTCGAAGCGGTCGAGCGCCTCGCGCGACCCGACGACGTAGAGTTCGTCGCCCGCCGCGAGTCCGGTCGCGCCGCCCGGCGCGACCGTCCACGACCCGTCGCGCCGGACCGCCAGCACCGCGACGCCGTGCGCCTCGCGGGGCGCGGCCGCCCCGAGGGTCGCGCCGTCGAGCGCGCACCCGGCGGCCAGTTCGACCTGCCGGACCCGTTTACCGTCCCGTCGGAGGAGCGAGAGGAGTTCGAACTCCCGGCGGGTGCCGCGGGCGCGGACCCGGACCGCGGCCGACGACGCCCGGAGCAGGGGCTCGGCGTCGCGGGGCGGCACGGCGACCGTCACCCGGCCGTCCCCGCCGGTCGCCCGCGCCGAGGCCCCGCTCGCCGTCGACGGACGCGTCCCACTCGGTTCGGCGGTTTCCGGTTCGTCGGATTCAGGGTCTTCGCCGGCAGGAGGGGCCGGAGCGGTCGGTGTCGTCGCGGGGGCCGCGTCGGACCCCGACCGGGCGCTCAGGACGGTCCCCTCGACCTCGCCGCCGGGCGTCGCGACAGTCACCTCGTCGGCGCGGGCCAGCCCGGTCGGGACCAGCGCGTCGACCGAGACCGCGCGCCGGCCCTTCGGGACCCGCCGCGAGAGCGCGCCCGCGGGCGGGGCGGCGCTCACGGTCGCTCGCCCCCTGGAGTCGATGCTCGCGGTCACCTCCGCCAGCCCGTGTTCGGTCCGGAGCCGCTCCTCCAGGCGGAGTTCGATCTCCGACAGCGGGAGGTCGGCGGGGAACGTCCACTCGCCGTCCCGGATGGTCGCCCGCAGCTCCGCCGAGAGCGACGGGTACCCCTCGACGTCGCCGACCTCGCCGGTCACCCGCACCCGGACCTGCCCGAACCGCCCCACGCGCTCGACCGCGTCGGCCGACAGCCCGCGCTCTCGGAGCCGCCGGAGCGTGAGCCGCCGCGGGAACTCCGCGCCCATCCGGTCGCCCTGCGCGTGAGCGTAGAGGGTCGCCATCATCACCACCAGCGCCGACACCAGCGCGGTGGGCGAGGTGACGAACTGGGGGTCGAGCAGGCCGAGCAGCCCGCCCTGGATGCCGGCGAGCGCGACGCCGAACACCAGGACGCCGAACCCCGGGATCGAGACGCCGGTGAAGTACTTGAACGTGAAGCCGAGCGACCACGCCACGAGCGCGGGCACCACGGCCGTCAGCACCCCGAGGTAAAGACCGAGGAGCAGATCGACGACGAGATCGGGGCCGAGAGGCATGCGTTACGTTCCGGACAGACACACCACCCCCAAAGAACTACCGACCTTTTTTAATCGAGACCGCGAGAACCACCGGTATGGAGGCGGGAACTCGGCGCGGCTGGGTCGGCGTCCGGCTCGCGGTGACGCTGACGTTCGCGGTAGCCCTGCTCTCGATAGCGACCGGCATCTCCAGCATCGGGTTCACCGCGGCGTCGACCCAGAACCTCTTCGGCGGCCAGATTCCCCGGTGGGCCCAGGAGACCGCCGGGTTCACCGGGACGCTCACCGGCTTCCTGATGCTCGCGAGCGCGCTCGGGATGCGCCGCGGCCTGCGAGCGGCGTGGTACTCGACCGCGCTGTTGCTCCCGCTGACCGCGGCCCAGGGACTGATCCAGTCGAGCCCGTACTCGCTGCCCCTCGTTGTCGCGTCGCTGGGGTCGCTCCCCGTGATCGCGCTGGCGCGCCGCCGGTTCGACCGGGAGGTCGACCTGTCGACCACCCAGCTCGCGGCGGTGGCCGCGCTCGCGGGCGTGCTGGTGTACGGGACGGCGGGCACGTACGCGCTGGAGGACCACTTCCAGAACGTGGAGACGCCGCTCGACGCCTTCTACTACACGCTGGTCACCGCCAGCACCGTGGGGTACGGCGACCTCACGCCGACGACCCAGACCGGCCGGCTGTTCGGCATGACGGTCGTGGTCCTCGGCACCGCGAGCTTCGCCATCGCGCTGGCCTCGCTGCTGGGGCCCGCCATCGAAGCCCGCCTCGCCACCGCACTCGGTAAAATGACAGAGACACAGCTCGAACTCCTCGAAGACCACGTCATCGTGCTCGGCTACGGCGACCTGACCGAACCCATCCTGACCGAACTCGACGGCCAGACCGAGTTCGTGGTCGTCACGCCGGAACCGCAGCGAGCGACCGAACTCGGCGACAGGGGGTTCAAGGTCCTCAGGGCCGACCCCAGCGACGAGGAACCGCTCCGCCGGGTCGGCATCGACGAGGCCCGCGCGGTCGTCGCCGCCACCAACAACGACGCCGAGGACGCGCTGGCGGTGCTGACCGCCCGGCAGCTGAACCCCGACATCCGCATCGTCGCGGCCGCCACCGACCGCGAGAACGTCGACAAGCTCCGGCGCGCGGGCGCGGACTCGGTCATCAGTCCCGCGACCATCGGCGGCCACCTGCTGGTGCGGTCGGCGCTCGGCAACGACGGGATGGAGAGCGTCGCCGACCGGCTCTCCGGCGAGTCTCCGAGCAGTGAGTCTGCAAAGCGGTGAATACGACCAGTCCGTCCGGGTTCCGGGCCGGGCATAGCGGCTGTCGGACCGCGGGCTCGGCGTCGAAGGAGGGTCCCGGGACGGGGCCGGAGCGCGTCCGTCGAGATTCCCGACCCGACCTCGCCGAGCGGCGGGTCCACGCCGCGTTCCCCAAGGTTATTTGAGCCGGCGCGGGACCCCCAGACATGCGGCTGCTCCAGATCGCCGTGCCCGTCGGCAAGCGCGACGGCGTCGAGCGGGTGCTGTCGGACAACGACGTCGACTACTTTCTCACCGACGAGACCTCGGGGCGCGACTACGCGGCGCTCGTGTTCGTCCCGACGGGGCCCGAGGACGTGGAGGCCCTGGTGGACGAGCTTCGAGCGATCGGCATCGAGCGGAAGGGGTACGTGACCGTCGGCAAACTCGAAACGGTCCTGTCCGACCGGTTCGAGCGCCAGCAGCACGACGGACCGACCGCCGAGAGCACCGTCGAGGAGACCGACGGTCGGATCGCGCGGGAGGAACTCCGCGCTCGGGCCGCGGCGGTCGCGCCGATAACGCCGAACTACGTCGT containing:
- a CDS encoding NAD-binding protein; the protein is MEAGTRRGWVGVRLAVTLTFAVALLSIATGISSIGFTAASTQNLFGGQIPRWAQETAGFTGTLTGFLMLASALGMRRGLRAAWYSTALLLPLTAAQGLIQSSPYSLPLVVASLGSLPVIALARRRFDREVDLSTTQLAAVAALAGVLVYGTAGTYALEDHFQNVETPLDAFYYTLVTASTVGYGDLTPTTQTGRLFGMTVVVLGTASFAIALASLLGPAIEARLATALGKMTETQLELLEDHVIVLGYGDLTEPILTELDGQTEFVVVTPEPQRATELGDRGFKVLRADPSDEEPLRRVGIDEARAVVAATNNDAEDALAVLTARQLNPDIRIVAAATDRENVDKLRRAGADSVISPATIGGHLLVRSALGNDGMESVADRLSGESPSSESAKR
- a CDS encoding potassium channel family protein, with product MPLGPDLVVDLLLGLYLGVLTAVVPALVAWSLGFTFKYFTGVSIPGFGVLVFGVALAGIQGGLLGLLDPQFVTSPTALVSALVVMMATLYAHAQGDRMGAEFPRRLTLRRLRERGLSADAVERVGRFGQVRVRVTGEVGDVEGYPSLSAELRATIRDGEWTFPADLPLSEIELRLEERLRTEHGLAEVTASIDSRGRATVSAAPPAGALSRRVPKGRRAVSVDALVPTGLARADEVTVATPGGEVEGTVLSARSGSDAAPATTPTAPAPPAGEDPESDEPETAEPSGTRPSTASGASARATGGDGRVTVAVPPRDAEPLLRASSAAVRVRARGTRREFELLSLLRRDGKRVRQVELAAGCALDGATLGAAAPREAHGVAVLAVRRDGSWTVAPGGATGLAAGDELYVVGSREALDRFEDAVRRSPETAAAPESDDGDVTSKSDGGGVVSEPTDAAASSGSADAAIAPEATDEAVAREPDDGEADR
- a CDS encoding TrkA C-terminal domain-containing protein, whose amino-acid sequence is MNLLAALERPAVAVGRVLGLTLLAGGAATLASLLYRSYAREEMPEGLAVLVGLGVVGAWLNTTTALRQFLSAGRVVPSTGTVAVTVAAFVLGAGAASVGARSGAHLLAGVVGVDADVSRFVGSVGRFVTVELPDEIEEIDGYEPLDAETAESLAGKTLRFPRGLTVAELRERLVERLRDDYGVAHVDVELADDGTVAYLAAGGRAAGIGPTLAPGTVAVAVRADPAFSAGAGDVVQVWRETPPAGSGDEEGGGDEHPADESPSSESASAESPDSDPQRIATAELRATAGDVVTLALDAADAARLDPGAEYRLVTLPTQPRADREFSARLRAADETVGAVSLSADSPLVGAPVGSIDATVVAVRGADGVETIPPTDRLLGAGDTLYVVARPELLRKVEAAAGGGTEPVVAE